In Actinomadura luteofluorescens, the sequence GTGCGCGTCGTTGCCCGGCGGCACGACGGAACCGGCGATCCGCACCAGCGCACCGCGGCCGGACCGGCGGTACAGGTCGGCGATCGCCGCCTTGTCGATCGCGTACGAGAGCGCGCGGCGCACCCTGGCGTCGGCCAGCGCGCCGCCCGCCCCGGGGCTCTGCACGTTGAAGACGAGGTACGGGTCGAGGGAGAGGCCGAGGCCGTCGCCCGGATCGGCCGGCTCGGCGTCGTGCGGCTCGGCGACCGGCCCGCCCCACGGCAGGTCGGCCGCGCCCGACGCGACCCGCTCGGCGACCTGTTCCGGCGCCGCGTCCTCGACCGTGATCTCGACGCCGTCCAGGTACCGGTGCCGGAGCGGATCGGTGTCCTGCCGCCAGACGGGGTTGGGTTCGAGGCGCAGCTCGCGGCCCGGCACGAGACGGACCGGCCGGTACGGCCCGTTGCTCCGGAGGTTCCGGTGCAGTTCCGGGCTTCCGGGCAGGAACGCGTCGTACTCGGCCGGGGCGGGCGACGCGCACGGCAGGGCCATGATGGCGGCGAAGTCGATGGCCGGCCGCATGAGCTCGATGACCAGCGACTCGTCGTCCAGGACGAAGACGCCGGGGATGTCGTGGGAGTTCTGGAAGGCGGCCAGTTCCTCGGCGGTCGGGTCGTCGCGGCGGACCGCGGCGGCGTAGTCCTCGCAGTACTGCGCCATGCCCCTGATCGTGCTGGTGAAGTAGGGCAGGGCGGCGGGCCTCGTGAGCGGGTTGGCCAGCCGTTTGAGCCCGCGCACGACGTCGTGCGCCGTGACCTCCCGCGCGGGCGCGGTGTCCCAGAGGACGCCGCGGCGCAGGTGCACCACGTAGTTCGTGTGCCGCGCGCCCATCCCGGTGTTGTAGGTGGACGGGACGTCGGTCGCGAGATCGGGCGCCGGGGCGATCGCCCGCCAGTCGCGCAGGTCCGGCGCGGGGGCGTAGCCGAACAGCTGCCGGGCGAACAGCCTGATGATCTGGTCGGCGGGCGCCTGGTGGGAGGCCGAGGGGTCGAGGCGGTGCACGGGGGCCGGGCCGTGGAGGCGGAGCGTCCCGCCGAGCCGCGGCCGGTCCCCGCTCCACGGGGCGGTCTGGGGCCGCTCGGACACGGTCATGACATCTCCTCGCCGATGCGGGCCATGATGCCGATCGCCCGGTCGATCTCCTCGCGGGTGTTGAACAGGTGGGTGCAGACCCGCGCCGCGTAGTGCTGGTGCGGCGAGCCCGGGACGTCGAACTCGGTCCACCGGATCCAGATGCGGTGCTCCCGCTCCAGCCGGTCGGTGAACGCGGTGAACTTCTTGATGTTCCAGGCGGCCTCGGGGTCGCGGAACGGGTTGAAGGCGATGAGGGGGGACTTCAGCAGCGGATCCTCGCCGGGCGAGAAGATCGACTCCTTGCCGAAGGCCTCCACCAGGCGCTGCCGGGCGTGGTCGCCGAGCTCCATCGCGCGCCTCTCGATGCGGTCCCGGCCGATCTCGTCCCAGATCTCGCAGGCCCGCGCCAGCGCGGCGCCCCTGGCGATGCTCGCGCTGCCGGCGCTCTGCACGTACAGGGCGGTGTCGTCGCTCTCGACCGACGTCCTCGTCCGCGGCGGGGGACTGCCGATCATCGGGTACCAGGTGGAGATCACCGGCCAGAACGTCGGCAGCGGCAGCGGGTTGTACTCGGGGAAGACCTTGTTGCGCAGGTAGAGGATGCCGGTTCCCAGCGGGCCGCACTGGAACTTCGAGCCCGAGCAGGCGATGAAGTCGGCGCCGAGCGCCCGCATGTCCAGGTTCACGAGGCCGGGCAGCAGCGCGCCGTCGATCACGGTGGTCAGGCCGTGCCGCTGCGCCAGCTCGCACAGCCTGCGCATCGGCATCATCGTGCCGGTGAACAGGGTGATCCCGGCGAACG encodes:
- a CDS encoding ABC transporter substrate-binding protein, which codes for MTVSERPQTAPWSGDRPRLGGTLRLHGPAPVHRLDPSASHQAPADQIIRLFARQLFGYAPAPDLRDWRAIAPAPDLATDVPSTYNTGMGARHTNYVVHLRRGVLWDTAPAREVTAHDVVRGLKRLANPLTRPAALPYFTSTIRGMAQYCEDYAAAVRRDDPTAEELAAFQNSHDIPGVFVLDDESLVIELMRPAIDFAAIMALPCASPAPAEYDAFLPGSPELHRNLRSNGPYRPVRLVPGRELRLEPNPVWRQDTDPLRHRYLDGVEITVEDAAPEQVAERVASGAADLPWGGPVAEPHDAEPADPGDGLGLSLDPYLVFNVQSPGAGGALADARVRRALSYAIDKAAIADLYRRSGRGALVRIAGSVVPPGNDAHQELDLYATPGSRGDAQKCRALLAEAGHENGLALTAVHLDTALDTAVARSYAADLEKAGVTVRLVALDHDARDALLGDPRRAAAGEWDVAASSWSPDWHPSNGRVFLQPMFQSGDSRNSANRGRYRRPEVDRLIERALGTIEEPARSTAAWNLAERTVLEDAAVVPVLFQRPVVPRLRGQRVRGAVPMPAFGHSYDLAGIWLDPPDDPAG
- a CDS encoding aminotransferase class V-fold PLP-dependent enzyme, with the protein product MTQSVKPGERSVPDPAGTANGGSPRRLRDAPWESIRELFALDPTTTHLNTGTVGAMPYDVLDTMDRVTREWTGGLADVYKPSGYYEHRALIGRAFGVDQDEIVICHNATEGVARIIQGLDLHEGDEVVTTSHECYSVLSNFNLVRNRYGLTIKTLTMPTGYDVTADEIVEQFEAAITPRTKVLAFAGITLFTGTMMPMRRLCELAQRHGLTTVIDGALLPGLVNLDMRALGADFIACSGSKFQCGPLGTGILYLRNKVFPEYNPLPLPTFWPVISTWYPMIGSPPPRTRTSVESDDTALYVQSAGSASIARGAALARACEIWDEIGRDRIERRAMELGDHARQRLVEAFGKESIFSPGEDPLLKSPLIAFNPFRDPEAAWNIKKFTAFTDRLEREHRIWIRWTEFDVPGSPHQHYAARVCTHLFNTREEIDRAIGIMARIGEEMS